The proteins below are encoded in one region of Odocoileus virginianus isolate 20LAN1187 ecotype Illinois chromosome 18, Ovbor_1.2, whole genome shotgun sequence:
- the LRRC19 gene encoding leucine-rich repeat-containing protein 19, which produces MKTMSITILFWLLSMLLLSEENQTSKTEVKCNSTAKNYSLIPANINKNVTILDLSYNQITLNITDTRVLQTYFLLNELYLIENKVNILLNNCFSNLSNLEILNICRNSIHTIQEGAFTGLHKLKKLNLCQNKIVQLNPDTFLPLKNLILLNLHGNLISYFDVPQLFHLEFIILYGNPWNCSCSLLNLQNWLKTSNVTLENESITMCSYPDILKCYNIKTVPYKAECYSKFPSSITEDLHIHFQSIYNSTFNNSLNNLTRNSEHESHGKSWAFLVGVVITVVMTSLLISVAIKCPVWYNILLSYNHHRLEEHEAETYEDGFTGNPSSPSQIPDTNSEETTVIFEQLHSFVVDDDGFIEDKYIDTHELREEN; this is translated from the exons ATGAAAACCATGAGCATCACAATCTTGTTCTGGCTGCTCTCCATGCTATTATTATCAGAAGAAAACCAGACTTCTAAAACA gaAGTCAAATGTAATTCTACTGCAAAGAATTATTCTTTGATTCCAGCAAATATCAACAAAAATGTTACTATACTTGACCTCAGTTATAATCAAATTACTCTAAATATCACAGACACAAGAGTTCTACAGACATATTTTTTACTCAATGAGCTCTATTTGATTGAGAACAAAGTCAATATCCTACTCAATAATTGTTTCAGTAACCTGTCCAatctagaaattttaaatatttgtagaaattcCATCCACACAATTCAAGAGGGTGCCTTTACAGGATTACATAAACTGAAAAAGTTAAATCTCTGCCAAAACAAAATAGTTCAACTGAATCCTGATACATTTTTGCCTCTTAAAAACCTGATACTATTGAATTTGCATGGCAATTTGATAAGCTATTTTGATGTACCACAACTGTTTCATCTGGAATTCATAATTTTGTATGGAAATCCATGGAACTGCTCCTGTAGTCTACTGAACTTGCAAAACTGGTTGAAGACATCAAATGTGACACTAG AAAATGAGAGCATCACCATGTGTAGTTATCCAGATATCCTGAAGTGCTACAACATCAAAACAGTGCCTTACAAGGCTGAATGCTACTCAAAATTTCCTTCATCTATAACTGAAGACCTTCACATTCATTTTCAGTCCATTTACAATTCAACATTTAATAACTCTTTGAACAACTTGACAAGAAATTCAG AACATGAATCTCATGGAAAAAGCTGGGCTTTTCTTGTCGGTGTTGTCATCACTGTAGTGATGACTTCACTACTCATTTCAGTTGCTATCAAATGTCCAGTATGGTATAATATTCTGCTTAGTTACAATCATCATCGTCTGGAAGAGCATGAAGCAGAAACCTATGAAGATGGTTTTACTGGAAATCCAAGCTCTCCTTCACAGATACCAGACACAAACTCTGAAGAAACTACAGTAATATTTGAACAACTACATT